The DNA region GGGCGGCGAAGGGGCCGCGGCTGCTCGGCATCCGGTTCGTGGTCGCCGAGAGCTACGAACGTATCCATCGCTCGAATCTGGTGGGCATGGGCATTCTTCCGTTGCAGTTCGTTGATGGGCAGAATGCGGAGTCACTGGGCCTGACGGGCGAAGAGGTCTTCCGCGTGGGCGAGGCGGGCGAGCTGAAGGCGATGCTCGACGCGAAGTTCGCAAACGGCAGGACGATCTCGGTGTTTGCCGAGAGCGACGGGGGCAAGACGAGGGAGTTCTCGGCGACGGTGCGCATCGACACTCCGCAGGAGATTCTCTACTACCAGAATGGCGGCATCCTCGAGTACGTGCTGCGCAGGCTTGCGGCGAAGGGGTAGAATTTCGCCGTTCGCGGTTTTGCTGATCGACGAGGGCCCTGCCGTGCGCGGGGCCCTTGCCGTTTTCGGTCACGAGGGAAACACGGAGGATTCTTCTCCTTCGCTTCGCTCGAGGGTCAGAATGACGACGAATGAAGATAGTTGGGAGTGACACGATTCGGGAGGTTCCGATGAAGTTCATCAAGCACGTTGGGCCGATGACGCCGGTTTCGGGTCTGGTGGTTTCGCCGGTGGTGCGGCAGCAGCTTACGAGTGTGGTGGGGGCGGTGAAGACGGCTGCCCCGTCTGCCGCTGCGACTACGGTGCTCTTGACTGGAGCGTCTGCGGACTCGGCGGCTGCGGCGCAGGCGATGGCACACGATGCCGGGCGGCAGCTCTATCGCGTGGACTTAAGCGCAGTGGCGTCGAAGTACATCGGCGAGACGGAGAAGAACCTCGACCGCGCGTTTGCCGCGGCGGAGGAGAGTGGAGCGATCCTGTTCTTCGACGAGGCGGATGCGTTGTTCGGCAAGCGCACGGAGGTGAAGGACAGCCACGACAAGTACGCGAATATC from Acidobacteriota bacterium includes:
- a CDS encoding ATP-binding protein — translated: MKIVGSDTIREVPMKFIKHVGPMTPVSGLVVSPVVRQQLTSVVGAVKTAAPSAAATTVLLTGASADSAAAAQAMAHDAGRQLYRVDLSAVASKYIGETEKNLDRAFAAAEESGAILFFDEADALFGKRTEVKDSHDKYANIEVSYLLERLESFHGVAVFATNGPVDSPPKGMFRYVVALPRKP